One part of the Microbacterium saperdae genome encodes these proteins:
- a CDS encoding ATP-binding cassette domain-containing protein encodes MSVFELDDLRVGFTAGRAVTEVVHGVSLAVDQGRTLAIVGESGSGKSVSLLAATGLLSPRARVSGSARYAGRELVGLADPQLRTVRGRDIGFVFQEPLTSLHPLKSIGAQVAEAISSHERISSRVLRDRVVELLEEVGIRDAASRLDDPPALFSGGQRQRIGIASAIALRPGLLIADEPTTALDVTMQASILELLGRLQREHGTAIVFVSHDLAVVSDFADDVVVMRDGHVVESGRLADVLDAPAHPYTAELLAAAEHRLPVAPPSGAITDEPIAELRAVSQTYVSRVRGRKRSRPVLHDIDLPVRTGEILGLVGESGSGKSTIGRTLAGVVRIDGGEVRVADEAVNTPGRGRLPLTLAQRARVCRRSSRTRWAASTRGTASPTSSPSPCACTGG; translated from the coding sequence ATGAGCGTGTTCGAACTCGACGACCTCCGTGTCGGCTTCACGGCAGGACGAGCCGTCACCGAGGTCGTCCACGGCGTCTCCCTCGCGGTGGACCAGGGTCGCACCCTCGCGATCGTCGGAGAGTCGGGCTCGGGCAAGTCGGTCTCCTTGCTCGCTGCGACCGGTCTGCTCTCTCCCCGGGCACGGGTCAGCGGCAGTGCACGATACGCCGGACGCGAGCTCGTCGGGCTGGCGGATCCGCAGCTGCGCACGGTGCGCGGACGCGACATCGGGTTCGTGTTCCAGGAGCCTTTGACGAGCCTGCATCCGCTCAAGAGCATCGGGGCGCAGGTCGCCGAGGCGATCTCCTCCCACGAGCGGATCTCCTCTCGTGTCCTTCGCGATCGCGTCGTGGAGCTGCTCGAAGAGGTCGGCATCCGCGATGCGGCTTCACGGCTCGACGACCCTCCAGCCCTGTTCTCGGGCGGTCAACGTCAGCGCATCGGCATCGCCTCGGCGATCGCGTTGCGCCCTGGTCTGCTGATCGCGGATGAACCCACCACGGCGCTGGATGTCACGATGCAGGCGTCCATCCTCGAATTGCTCGGCCGCCTGCAGCGCGAGCACGGCACGGCGATCGTGTTCGTCAGCCACGACCTCGCCGTGGTCTCCGATTTCGCGGACGATGTGGTCGTGATGCGCGACGGCCACGTCGTGGAGTCCGGTCGCCTCGCCGACGTGCTCGACGCGCCGGCGCATCCCTACACGGCTGAACTGCTCGCCGCAGCGGAGCACCGGTTGCCGGTCGCGCCTCCATCCGGCGCGATCACGGACGAGCCGATCGCCGAGCTCCGCGCCGTGAGCCAGACGTATGTGTCCCGCGTGCGGGGGAGGAAGCGCTCCCGACCGGTGCTGCACGACATCGACCTCCCCGTGCGCACCGGCGAGATCCTCGGGTTGGTCGGCGAGTCCGGATCCGGGAAGTCGACGATCGGCCGCACTCTCGCGGGCGTCGTGCGCATCGACGGCGGCGAGGTCCGTGTCGCGGATGAGGCCGTCAACACACCGGGGCGCGGGCGCCTGCCGCTCACGCTCGCGCAGCGCGCGCGTGTGTGCAGACGATCTTCCAGGACCCGCTGGGCAGCCTCAACCCGCGGCACCGCATCACCGACATCCTCGCCGAGCCCCTGCGCGTGCACCGGCGGGTGA
- a CDS encoding ATP-binding cassette domain-containing protein, with translation MQTIFQDPLGSLNPRHRITDILAEPLRVHRRVTADGIRAAVDDLLDAVRLPRTFANRYPAQLSGGQRQRVAIARALALNPSLLVADEPVSALDVTTQRQIVELLRDLRLTRGVSILFISHDLGIVAELCDRVVVLSEGRIVETGDTAEVFQNPQHEYTRALIAAIPGRGIIDPSEVSA, from the coding sequence GTGCAGACGATCTTCCAGGACCCGCTGGGCAGCCTCAACCCGCGGCACCGCATCACCGACATCCTCGCCGAGCCCCTGCGCGTGCACCGGCGGGTGACGGCGGATGGCATCAGGGCCGCAGTGGATGACCTGCTCGACGCCGTGCGCCTCCCCCGCACCTTCGCGAACCGGTACCCGGCGCAGCTCTCGGGCGGTCAGCGGCAGCGGGTGGCGATCGCCCGGGCGCTCGCCCTGAATCCCTCGCTGCTCGTCGCCGACGAACCCGTGTCAGCGCTCGACGTCACGACCCAGCGCCAGATCGTCGAACTGCTGCGCGACCTGCGCCTCACCCGCGGCGTCAGCATCCTGTTCATCTCCCATGATCTCGGCATCGTCGCCGAGCTGTGCGACCGCGTGGTCGTGCTCTCCGAGGGGCGCATCGTCGAGACCGGCGACACGGCCGAGGTGTTCCAGAATCCCCAGCACGAGTACACGCGTGCGCTGATCGCCGCGATCCCCGGACGCGGGATCATCGACCCCTCCGAGGTGTCCGCATGA